One Streptosporangium sp. NBC_01495 DNA window includes the following coding sequences:
- the rpmG gene encoding 50S ribosomal protein L33, whose translation MARNEVRSVIKLRSTAGTGFTYVTRKNRRNDPDRLTLVKYDPIVRQHVPFREDR comes from the coding sequence GTGGCCAGGAACGAGGTGCGCTCAGTGATCAAGCTGAGGTCCACGGCGGGCACCGGTTTCACCTACGTGACCCGCAAGAACCGGCGTAACGACCCCGACCGGCTCACCCTCGTCAAGTACGACCCGATCGTCCGCCAGCACGTCCCGTTCCGAGAGGACAGATAG
- a CDS encoding helix-turn-helix transcriptional regulator encodes MLETSARLLRLLSLLQQHRDWSGPQLADRLGVTVRTVRRDVDRLRELGYPVHATIGKVGGYRLGAGAAMPPLLLDDEEAVAVVVGLRTAANGTVAGIEETSVRVLAKLEQILPPRLRYRVSALDAATVAQHRPGAVVSAEALTTIAAACRDHQRLRMDYRSHDGTDTTRTVEPHRLVHAGRRWYLVAYDLDRADWRTFRVDRLRPRTPAGPRFSPREPPADDIGEYASWAVGVDRYRYQARFTMYAPTAQVAERVPADTGVVEAIDERTCSLRSGSNSLAGLALHVTLLGFDFTVHEPAELVEHFRTLHARIGHALGAPAEGGPPAG; translated from the coding sequence ATGCTTGAAACGTCTGCTCGGTTGCTTCGGCTGTTGTCGTTGTTGCAGCAGCACCGGGACTGGTCCGGTCCGCAGCTGGCCGACCGGTTGGGGGTGACGGTGCGCACCGTGCGCCGTGATGTCGATCGGCTGCGCGAGCTCGGTTACCCGGTGCACGCCACGATCGGGAAGGTCGGCGGGTACCGGCTGGGCGCCGGGGCCGCCATGCCGCCGCTGCTGCTCGACGACGAGGAGGCCGTCGCGGTCGTGGTGGGATTGCGCACCGCGGCGAACGGCACGGTGGCCGGGATCGAGGAGACGTCGGTGCGGGTCCTGGCGAAACTGGAACAGATCCTGCCTCCGCGGCTGCGGTACCGGGTCTCGGCGTTGGACGCGGCCACCGTGGCCCAGCACCGGCCGGGTGCGGTCGTCTCGGCTGAGGCGCTGACCACGATCGCCGCGGCCTGCCGCGACCACCAGCGGCTGCGCATGGACTACCGCAGCCACGACGGCACCGACACCACTCGTACGGTGGAGCCGCACAGGCTTGTCCACGCCGGGCGCCGCTGGTACCTGGTGGCCTACGATCTCGACCGGGCGGATTGGCGGACCTTCCGGGTCGACCGGCTGCGGCCGCGGACCCCGGCGGGTCCACGGTTTAGCCCGCGCGAGCCGCCCGCCGACGACATCGGCGAGTACGCGTCCTGGGCGGTGGGTGTCGACCGCTATCGCTACCAGGCGCGATTCACCATGTACGCCCCGACGGCACAGGTCGCCGAGCGGGTACCGGCCGACACGGGGGTGGTCGAAGCCATCGACGAGCGCACCTGCTCCCTGCGGAGCGGCTCGAACTCCCTGGCCGGGCTCGCCCTGCACGTGACCCTGCTCGGCTTCGACTTCACCGTCCACGAGCCGGCCGAGCTCGTCGAGCACTTCCGGACGCTGCACGCGCGCATCGGCCACGCGCTCGGCGCGCCGGCCGAGGGCGGCCCGCCGGCCGGATGA
- a CDS encoding sialidase family protein, which produces MPWPETEIVGSDVSPPVTVYGKVDRSPDGELAHEGNRVPDIVALDHRRLVVAWRAGVRDARDPSPTDQGSVMYARSEDGGLTWTVGTLAAATATTRYHYVIFLNDAGTLYALLGLISVERDRDREGDVDGFPTSLVVRKSTDGGRTWTAFPVTVDVPDNGRGVVVAGKPLRLDGVWLVPYWRHSGGTNKAGVLRSADLTTWTSGGIAENPPGVAIEEPQIALSQDDPGTLVMVTRALDLRSGTSAAARDARYRSGAAHSATATSTDGGLTWSPLRLDANLPNYYVKTFFTRDSAGRHLAIFNTLAGPFTGSSASKPDQYREVLYYKVRRPGEPWEPARLFADGPRLTSGAARGWDVYPSADEYEPGRFFVVWEHNQTNIKVARLDISRPVSGAPLAAGDWTTGAGNARGWTLGGGARVAGGGLRLASTGTSACRASFPLDASKGCDFTLEFRGRVDDDSALDPRTGNGVCLGAKVANGARRLMLTVQRSGVWTMRKGSAVWEKVYSLDTAGRAATWRVRVDSAGTARLFRDGADTGATWVIQDSRENPQLTHWVTGTPGGNAAGATVEWTRLTPTFEVLP; this is translated from the coding sequence ATGCCCTGGCCGGAAACCGAGATCGTCGGATCGGACGTCAGCCCTCCCGTCACCGTGTACGGCAAGGTCGACAGGAGTCCCGACGGGGAGCTCGCCCACGAGGGCAACAGGGTTCCCGACATCGTCGCCCTGGACCACCGCCGGCTGGTGGTCGCCTGGCGGGCCGGGGTCAGGGACGCGCGGGACCCGTCGCCGACCGACCAGGGATCCGTCATGTACGCCCGCTCGGAGGACGGCGGCCTGACGTGGACGGTGGGAACGCTGGCCGCCGCCACCGCCACGACCCGCTACCACTACGTGATCTTCCTCAACGACGCGGGCACGCTGTACGCGCTGCTCGGCCTGATCTCCGTCGAGCGCGACCGCGACCGGGAGGGCGACGTCGACGGCTTCCCCACCTCGCTGGTCGTCAGGAAAAGCACCGACGGCGGCCGTACGTGGACCGCCTTCCCCGTCACCGTCGACGTGCCGGACAACGGCAGGGGCGTGGTCGTCGCGGGCAAGCCGCTGCGGCTCGACGGCGTGTGGCTGGTTCCGTACTGGCGGCACTCCGGCGGTACGAACAAGGCGGGCGTGTTGCGCTCGGCCGACCTGACGACCTGGACCTCCGGCGGGATCGCGGAGAACCCGCCGGGGGTCGCGATCGAGGAGCCGCAGATCGCGCTCTCCCAGGACGACCCCGGGACGCTCGTGATGGTGACCCGCGCCCTGGACCTGAGGAGCGGCACCTCGGCGGCGGCGCGCGACGCCCGCTACCGCTCGGGCGCGGCCCACAGCGCCACGGCGACCAGCACCGACGGCGGGCTGACCTGGTCGCCGCTCAGGCTGGACGCGAACCTGCCCAACTACTACGTCAAGACGTTCTTCACGCGTGACTCCGCGGGGCGCCACCTGGCCATCTTCAACACGCTGGCCGGGCCGTTCACCGGCTCCTCCGCGAGTAAGCCCGACCAGTATCGCGAGGTGCTCTACTACAAGGTCAGGCGGCCCGGCGAGCCCTGGGAGCCGGCGCGGCTCTTCGCCGACGGCCCCCGGCTGACGAGCGGGGCGGCCCGGGGATGGGACGTCTACCCCAGCGCCGACGAGTACGAGCCCGGCCGGTTCTTCGTCGTCTGGGAGCACAACCAGACCAACATCAAGGTCGCCAGGCTCGACATCTCCCGTCCCGTCTCCGGCGCGCCCCTCGCCGCGGGCGACTGGACCACCGGCGCGGGCAACGCGAGGGGGTGGACGCTGGGCGGCGGCGCGCGGGTCGCCGGTGGCGGGCTCCGGCTCGCGAGCACCGGCACCTCGGCGTGCCGGGCGTCCTTCCCCCTCGACGCCTCCAAGGGATGCGACTTCACCCTGGAGTTCCGCGGCAGGGTGGACGACGACAGCGCGCTCGACCCGCGTACCGGCAACGGTGTATGCCTCGGCGCGAAGGTGGCCAACGGCGCCAGGCGGCTCATGCTGACCGTGCAGAGGAGCGGGGTCTGGACGATGCGCAAGGGGTCCGCCGTCTGGGAGAAGGTCTACTCGCTGGACACCGCCGGCCGGGCGGCGACCTGGAGGGTACGGGTGGACAGCGCCGGGACGGCCCGCCTGTTCAGGGACGGCGCCGACACCGGGGCGACCTGGGTGATCCAGGACAGCAGGGAGAACCCCCAGCTCACGCACTGGGTGACCGGCACCCCCGGCGGCAACGCGGCCGGGGCCACCGTCGAGTGGACCCGGCTGACCCCTACCTTCGAGGTGCTGCCCTAA
- a CDS encoding GNAT family N-acetyltransferase, translating into MLRAITKEDLVPLHRLNDEVETAAGATTTPWLPRTIDQVVAHYEQRKPDPDNVEFAIQSLSGDLLGTGSVWGIDTLSRNGHLGISLLPEARGHGYAPDVLRLLCDYAFRIRGLNRLGLETLATNGAMIAAAEKTGFRREGTLRGHAWVAGAFVDEALFGLLASEFHDLRTTKDL; encoded by the coding sequence TTGCTCAGGGCCATCACCAAGGAGGACCTGGTCCCGCTCCACCGGTTGAACGACGAGGTAGAGACGGCGGCCGGGGCGACCACGACGCCCTGGCTCCCCAGGACGATCGACCAGGTGGTCGCCCACTACGAGCAGCGCAAGCCCGACCCCGACAACGTCGAGTTCGCCATCCAGTCCCTCTCCGGGGACCTGCTCGGGACCGGCTCCGTCTGGGGGATCGACACCCTCAGCCGCAACGGGCACCTGGGCATCTCGCTGCTCCCCGAGGCGCGCGGCCACGGGTACGCCCCCGACGTGCTGAGGCTGCTGTGCGACTACGCCTTCCGCATCCGCGGCCTGAACCGGCTGGGCCTGGAGACGCTCGCCACCAACGGCGCGATGATCGCCGCCGCCGAGAAGACCGGCTTCCGGCGCGAGGGCACGCTCCGCGGGCACGCCTGGGTGGCCGGGGCCTTCGTCGACGAGGCGCTGTTCGGCCTCCTCGCCTCCGAGTTCCATGACCTGCGCACCACGAAGGATCTGTGA
- a CDS encoding type B 50S ribosomal protein L31 gives MKKGIHPDYRPVVFRDPSAGFAFLTRSTVTSRKTVEWEDGNVYPLVDVDVSSASHPFYTGRSRVVDTAGRVERFKQRYGKG, from the coding sequence ATGAAGAAGGGCATCCACCCCGACTACCGCCCGGTCGTCTTCCGCGATCCGAGTGCCGGTTTCGCCTTCCTGACCCGTTCGACCGTCACCAGTCGCAAGACCGTCGAGTGGGAGGACGGCAACGTCTACCCGCTGGTCGACGTCGACGTCTCCTCGGCGAGCCACCCCTTCTACACCGGGCGCAGCCGGGTCGTCGACACGGCAGGGCGCGTGGAGCGCTTCAAGCAGCGCTACGGGAAGGGCTGA
- a CDS encoding TrmH family RNA methyltransferase, translated as MSGLGTGTATAFTWRWPYRLADLPMARRPTVAVLGHERDGIPPEALDLLETAVEIPMIGTGASLNVAVAGSLVLYKLAGFV; from the coding sequence CTGAGCGGCCTCGGGACCGGTACGGCCACCGCCTTCACGTGGCGGTGGCCGTACCGGCTCGCGGACCTGCCCATGGCCCGCCGCCCCACGGTCGCCGTCCTCGGTCACGAGCGTGACGGCATCCCGCCGGAGGCCCTCGACCTGCTCGAAACCGCGGTGGAGATCCCGATGATCGGCACGGGAGCCAGCCTCAACGTGGCCGTCGCCGGATCGCTGGTCCTCTACAAACTGGCCGGGTTCGTCTGA
- a CDS encoding ricin-type beta-trefoil lectin domain protein yields MDTGQPPPRRRRISLPTTLGGMFTVVVLALAGVTTASPAAAATGQITGIGGKCVDVAAASSANGTPIQLYDCNGSGAQQWTRNGDGTVRALGKCLDVTAASTANGAQIQLYDCNGSSAQQWTYSAANDLVNPAANKCLDATGQSSANGTRLQIWTCTGTANQKWNAPSDGGGNPPTNPPAGKMAGAPYLYMGWGNPPSPATIMSTTGVKSFTMAFILSGGGCTPRWDGSRPLTGGTDQAAINQIKAAGGSVQVSFGGWSGNKLGPNCSTPAAYAGAVQQVINAVGPAVVDFDIENNDEFENFTVQDRILNGLKIVKQNNPNIKIAVTFGTGINGPSSTGVRLINRARELSVPIDNYTIMPFNFGASNIYNATVSSSEGLKNALKAANGWTDAQAYARMGISGMNGLSDQGELTTVQAWTQIRDWAKSKGLTRLAYWAVNRDRPCPGGDAGSECSGISQPNWEFTRITAGF; encoded by the coding sequence ATGGACACCGGACAGCCGCCTCCCCGGCGCCGCCGCATCTCGCTCCCGACCACTCTCGGCGGCATGTTCACCGTCGTCGTCCTCGCCCTCGCCGGCGTGACGACCGCGTCGCCGGCCGCCGCCGCCACCGGGCAGATCACCGGCATCGGCGGCAAGTGCGTCGACGTCGCCGCGGCCAGCAGCGCCAACGGCACCCCCATCCAGCTGTACGACTGCAACGGCAGCGGCGCCCAGCAGTGGACCCGCAACGGTGACGGCACCGTGCGCGCCCTGGGCAAGTGCCTGGACGTCACCGCCGCCTCCACCGCCAACGGAGCACAGATCCAGCTGTACGACTGCAACGGCAGCTCGGCGCAGCAGTGGACCTACAGCGCCGCGAACGACCTGGTGAACCCGGCGGCCAACAAGTGCCTGGACGCCACCGGCCAGTCCAGCGCCAACGGCACCCGCCTGCAGATCTGGACCTGCACCGGCACCGCCAACCAGAAGTGGAACGCCCCGAGCGACGGCGGCGGCAACCCGCCCACGAACCCCCCGGCGGGCAAGATGGCCGGAGCCCCGTACCTCTACATGGGCTGGGGCAACCCGCCGAGCCCGGCGACGATCATGAGCACCACCGGCGTGAAGTCCTTCACCATGGCGTTCATCCTGTCCGGCGGCGGCTGTACCCCGCGCTGGGACGGCTCCAGGCCGCTGACCGGCGGCACCGACCAGGCCGCGATCAACCAGATCAAGGCCGCGGGCGGCAGCGTCCAGGTCTCCTTCGGCGGCTGGTCCGGCAACAAGCTCGGCCCGAACTGCTCCACCCCGGCCGCCTACGCCGGCGCGGTGCAGCAGGTCATCAACGCGGTCGGCCCCGCGGTCGTCGACTTCGACATCGAGAACAACGACGAGTTCGAGAACTTCACCGTCCAGGACCGCATCCTCAACGGCCTGAAGATCGTCAAGCAGAACAACCCGAACATCAAGATCGCCGTCACCTTCGGCACCGGGATCAACGGCCCGAGCTCGACCGGCGTCCGCCTGATCAACCGGGCCAGGGAACTCAGCGTGCCGATCGACAACTACACGATCATGCCGTTCAACTTCGGCGCCTCGAACATCTACAACGCCACCGTCAGCTCCTCCGAGGGCCTGAAGAACGCGCTCAAGGCCGCGAACGGCTGGACCGACGCGCAGGCGTACGCCCGGATGGGCATCTCCGGCATGAACGGCCTGTCCGACCAGGGCGAGCTGACCACCGTCCAGGCCTGGACCCAGATCCGCGACTGGGCCAAGTCCAAGGGCCTCACCCGCCTGGCCTACTGGGCGGTCAACCGCGACCGTCCCTGCCCCGGTGGCGACGCGGGCTCCGAGTGCAGCGGCATCTCCCAGCCCAACTGGGAGTTCACCCGCATCACGGCCGGCTTCTAG
- a CDS encoding epoxide hydrolase family protein, giving the protein MNSEIKPFHVHIPQSELDDLRRRLSAVRWPSQIPDVGWSRGMPVAYLKDLTEYWTTTYDWRAAEKRLNRYPQFTTQIDGLDIHFLHVRSRHRQAFPLILAHGWPGSIAEFLEVIEPLTDPADPADAFHLVIPSHPNFGFTGPAAAGWDSRRIATSYAELMARLGYDRYGAQGGDFGAFIAPDLGRVDPEHVAGVHVNAATAGFIPFGGVPEGTELTDAEQARLDRMNRFLSDGNGYFQIQATRPHTLGFGLADSPVGQLAWIGEKFHDWAHPAGSIGFDHVITHAMIYWLTNTGASSAQMYYESMHTNSWPTPSQVPTGVANFAEDIVIRRFAEPLNNITHWAEYDRGGHFAALEVPDLFVDELRTFFRTVR; this is encoded by the coding sequence TTGAACAGCGAGATCAAGCCGTTCCACGTCCACATCCCGCAATCCGAGCTGGACGATCTGCGGCGGCGCCTGTCGGCCGTTCGCTGGCCCAGCCAGATTCCCGACGTCGGCTGGAGCCGTGGCATGCCGGTGGCCTACCTGAAAGACCTGACCGAGTACTGGACCACGACATACGACTGGCGCGCGGCAGAGAAGCGGCTCAACCGGTACCCGCAGTTCACCACCCAGATCGACGGGCTGGACATCCACTTCCTGCACGTCCGCTCACGCCACCGGCAGGCGTTCCCGCTGATCCTCGCGCACGGCTGGCCCGGGTCGATCGCGGAGTTCCTGGAGGTGATCGAGCCGCTGACCGACCCGGCCGACCCGGCCGACGCCTTCCACCTCGTGATCCCCTCGCACCCGAACTTCGGGTTCACCGGGCCGGCCGCGGCGGGCTGGGACTCGCGCCGCATCGCCACCTCCTACGCCGAGCTGATGGCCAGGCTCGGCTATGACCGGTACGGGGCACAAGGCGGCGACTTCGGCGCGTTCATCGCACCCGACCTCGGGCGGGTGGACCCTGAACACGTCGCCGGCGTGCACGTCAACGCCGCCACCGCCGGGTTCATCCCGTTCGGCGGTGTGCCAGAGGGCACAGAGCTCACCGACGCCGAGCAGGCCCGGCTCGACCGGATGAACCGGTTCCTCTCCGATGGCAACGGCTACTTCCAGATCCAGGCCACCCGTCCGCACACGCTCGGCTTCGGCCTGGCCGACTCCCCGGTCGGCCAGCTCGCCTGGATCGGCGAGAAGTTCCACGACTGGGCCCACCCCGCCGGCTCGATCGGATTCGACCACGTCATCACCCACGCGATGATCTACTGGCTGACCAACACCGGCGCATCCTCGGCACAGATGTATTACGAATCCATGCACACCAACAGCTGGCCCACGCCTTCGCAGGTACCCACCGGCGTGGCCAACTTCGCCGAGGACATCGTGATCCGCCGCTTCGCCGAACCGCTCAACAACATCACCCACTGGGCCGAGTACGACCGCGGCGGGCACTTCGCCGCGCTCGAGGTCCCCGACCTGTTCGTGGACGAACTGCGCACCTTCTTCCGCACCGTCCGCTGA
- a CDS encoding Tex family protein, which translates to MTTSIHQRIAEELGVRERQVSAAVDLLDGGATVPFIARYRKEATEMLDDTQLRTLEERLRYLRELEERRAAILESIQGQGKLDDALRAQILAADSKARLEDIYLPYKPKRRTKAQIAREAGLEPLADGLLADPSVDPRAAAEAFVGEGVADAAAALDGARAILVERFGEDADLVGELRERMWTKGRLIAAVREGKEEEGAKFSDYFDFAEPFTKLPSHRILAMFRGEKEEILTLTLEPEQEPTGTYEGRIAHRFGISDQGRPADAWLADTVRWAWRTRVLVHLGIDLRMRMWQAAEEEAVRVFAANLRDLLLAAPAGSRATMGLDPGLRTGVKVAVVDATGKVLGTDTIYPHEPRRQWDQSLATLAALAKRHDVELVSIGNGTASRETDKLAGELVKLVPGLTKIVVSEAGASVYSASAFASQELPGMDVSLRGAVSIARRLQDPLAELVKIDPKSIGVGQYQHDLAETKLSRSLDAVVEDCVNAVGVDVNTASAPLLTRVSGIGAGLAENIVQHRDANGPFRSRKALKEVPRLGPKAFEQCAGFLRIRDGDDPLDTSSVHPESYPVVRRILKSTGGDLSSLIGNGTALRALRPQEFVDDTFGLPTVTDILSELEKPGRDPRPAFKTATFKEGVEKLSDLKPGMLLEGVVTNVAAFGAFVDVGVHQDGLVHVSALSHTFVKDPREVVKPGDIVRVKVLDIDIPRKRISLTLRLEDDVKPPGPREPRDQRGQQGGGRGEGGGGPRQGDGGGRRGGGQGGQGRGGQSGQAGQGRGDRQRNAPSGAMADALRRAGLDGSGGKR; encoded by the coding sequence GTGACCACGTCTATTCATCAGCGGATCGCCGAAGAGCTGGGTGTGCGCGAGCGACAGGTGAGTGCGGCGGTGGACCTGCTCGACGGCGGGGCCACCGTGCCGTTCATCGCCCGCTACCGCAAGGAAGCCACCGAGATGCTCGACGACACGCAGCTGCGCACGCTGGAGGAGCGGCTGCGTTACCTGCGGGAGCTGGAGGAGCGACGCGCCGCGATCCTGGAGTCGATCCAGGGCCAGGGCAAGCTCGACGACGCCCTGCGGGCGCAGATCCTGGCGGCCGACTCCAAGGCCCGCCTGGAGGACATCTACCTTCCGTACAAGCCCAAGCGGCGGACCAAGGCGCAGATCGCCAGGGAGGCGGGGCTCGAACCGCTCGCCGACGGCCTGCTGGCCGACCCGTCGGTCGATCCGCGGGCCGCGGCGGAGGCGTTCGTCGGCGAGGGGGTGGCCGACGCGGCCGCCGCGCTGGACGGTGCCCGCGCGATCCTGGTCGAACGGTTCGGCGAGGACGCCGACCTGGTCGGCGAGCTGCGCGAGCGAATGTGGACGAAGGGCCGCCTGATCGCGGCGGTCCGCGAGGGCAAGGAGGAGGAGGGCGCCAAGTTCTCCGACTACTTCGACTTCGCCGAGCCGTTCACCAAGCTGCCCTCGCACCGGATCCTGGCGATGTTCCGCGGCGAGAAGGAGGAGATCCTCACCCTCACCCTGGAGCCGGAGCAGGAACCCACCGGCACCTACGAGGGCCGCATCGCGCACCGTTTCGGCATCTCCGACCAGGGGCGGCCCGCCGACGCGTGGCTGGCCGACACGGTCCGCTGGGCCTGGCGCACCCGTGTCCTCGTCCACCTCGGCATCGACCTGCGGATGCGCATGTGGCAGGCCGCCGAGGAGGAGGCGGTGCGCGTGTTCGCCGCGAACCTGCGCGACCTGCTGCTCGCCGCGCCCGCCGGGAGCCGCGCGACCATGGGGCTGGACCCCGGGCTGCGCACCGGCGTGAAGGTCGCGGTGGTCGACGCGACCGGCAAGGTGCTGGGCACCGACACGATCTACCCCCACGAGCCGCGCCGCCAGTGGGACCAGTCGCTGGCCACCCTCGCCGCGCTGGCCAAGAGGCACGATGTGGAGCTCGTCTCGATCGGCAACGGCACCGCCTCGCGCGAGACCGACAAGCTGGCGGGCGAGCTGGTGAAGCTGGTCCCCGGCCTGACCAAGATCGTGGTGTCGGAGGCCGGGGCCTCGGTCTACTCCGCCTCCGCGTTCGCCTCCCAGGAGCTGCCCGGCATGGATGTGTCGCTGCGCGGCGCCGTGTCGATCGCGAGGCGGCTCCAGGACCCGCTGGCCGAGCTGGTCAAGATCGATCCCAAGTCGATCGGCGTCGGCCAGTACCAGCACGACCTCGCCGAGACCAAGCTCTCCCGCTCGCTCGACGCCGTGGTGGAAGACTGCGTGAACGCGGTCGGCGTCGACGTCAACACCGCTTCCGCGCCGCTGCTCACCCGGGTCTCCGGCATCGGCGCCGGGCTCGCGGAGAACATCGTCCAGCACCGCGACGCCAACGGCCCGTTCCGCTCCCGCAAGGCGCTGAAGGAGGTGCCCAGGCTCGGCCCGAAGGCCTTCGAGCAGTGCGCGGGCTTCCTGCGCATCCGCGACGGCGACGACCCGCTCGACACCTCCAGCGTGCACCCGGAGTCGTACCCGGTGGTGCGGCGCATCCTGAAGAGCACCGGCGGCGACCTCTCGTCCCTGATCGGCAACGGCACGGCGCTGCGGGCCCTGCGCCCGCAGGAGTTCGTGGACGACACCTTCGGCCTGCCGACCGTCACCGACATCCTCTCCGAGCTGGAGAAGCCGGGCCGCGACCCGCGACCCGCCTTCAAGACCGCGACCTTCAAGGAGGGCGTGGAGAAGCTCTCCGACCTCAAGCCCGGCATGCTGCTGGAGGGCGTGGTCACCAACGTCGCCGCCTTCGGCGCGTTCGTCGACGTCGGCGTGCACCAGGACGGCCTGGTCCACGTGTCGGCGCTGTCGCACACCTTCGTAAAGGACCCGCGCGAGGTGGTCAAGCCCGGTGACATCGTCCGGGTGAAGGTGCTCGACATCGACATCCCGCGCAAGCGCATCTCGCTCACCCTCCGGCTGGAGGACGACGTCAAGCCCCCGGGCCCCCGAGAACCGCGCGACCAGCGCGGCCAGCAGGGCGGCGGGCGAGGCGAGGGCGGTGGCGGTCCGCGCCAGGGCGACGGCGGCGGCAGGCGCGGCGGCGGACAGGGCGGGCAGGGACGCGGCGGGCAGAGCGGACAGGCCGGGCAGGGGCGCGGCGACCGGCAGCGCAACGCGCCGAGCGGCGCGATGGCCGACGCCCTGCGCCGCGCGGGACTCGACGGCTCCGGCGGCAAACGCTAG
- a CDS encoding ricin-type beta-trefoil lectin domain protein produces the protein MISTSPAAPPGPRPSRTRLARIGGLLAATLLALGSATLVPSQAGAQATAAKPAAKAALAAPAPGPLVWSDEFNAASGADPDTTKWRRDVGGGGWGNNERQYYTAGNENIAHDGAGNLVITARRGNPAGLGCWYGSCEYTSGKLTTAATFTRAYGRFEARMKIPRGKGIWPAFWMLGTGGAGWPANGEIDIMENIGSVPGQVLGSLHGPGYSGGSPLSGSYNLPAGQAFADAFHTFAVDWEPGAVTWYVDGIQYSRKTPADTRGNPWVYDHPFFMILNLAVGGNWPGSPDGSTTFPQQLTVDYVRVYAPPSGGGGRTGQITGIGGKCVDVAAASSANGTPIQLYDCNGSGAQQWTLGTDGTVRALGKCLDVTAASTANGAQIQLYDCNGTAAQRWTYNAATRDLVNPAANKCLDATGQSSANGTRLQIWTCTGTANQKWNAPA, from the coding sequence ATGATCTCCACCAGCCCGGCCGCCCCTCCCGGTCCTCGCCCCTCACGGACGCGGCTCGCACGGATCGGCGGCCTCCTCGCCGCGACGCTCCTCGCCCTCGGCTCCGCCACGCTCGTCCCCTCCCAGGCGGGCGCCCAGGCCACCGCCGCCAAGCCCGCCGCCAAGGCTGCCCTGGCCGCCCCCGCCCCCGGCCCCCTCGTGTGGTCGGACGAGTTCAACGCCGCCTCCGGCGCCGACCCCGACACCACCAAGTGGCGCCGGGACGTCGGCGGCGGCGGCTGGGGGAACAACGAGCGGCAGTACTACACGGCCGGCAACGAGAACATCGCCCACGACGGCGCCGGCAACCTGGTCATCACCGCGCGCAGGGGCAACCCCGCGGGGCTCGGCTGCTGGTACGGCTCGTGCGAGTACACCTCGGGCAAGCTGACCACCGCCGCGACCTTCACCCGCGCCTACGGCCGCTTCGAGGCGCGGATGAAGATCCCCCGGGGCAAGGGCATCTGGCCCGCGTTCTGGATGCTGGGCACCGGAGGGGCCGGCTGGCCCGCGAACGGTGAGATCGACATCATGGAGAACATCGGCAGCGTCCCCGGACAGGTGCTCGGCAGCCTCCACGGCCCCGGCTACTCGGGGGGCAGCCCGCTGAGCGGCAGCTACAACCTGCCCGCGGGCCAGGCCTTCGCCGACGCCTTCCACACCTTCGCCGTCGACTGGGAGCCCGGCGCGGTGACCTGGTACGTCGACGGCATCCAGTACTCCAGGAAGACCCCCGCCGACACGCGGGGCAACCCCTGGGTCTACGACCACCCGTTCTTCATGATCCTCAACCTGGCCGTCGGCGGGAACTGGCCAGGCTCGCCCGACGGCTCGACCACCTTCCCCCAGCAGCTCACCGTCGACTACGTCCGCGTCTACGCCCCGCCCAGCGGCGGCGGCGGCCGTACGGGACAGATCACCGGTATCGGCGGCAAGTGCGTCGACGTCGCCGCGGCCAGCAGCGCCAACGGCACTCCCATCCAGCTGTACGACTGCAACGGCAGCGGCGCCCAGCAGTGGACCCTGGGCACCGACGGCACCGTGCGCGCCCTGGGCAAGTGCCTGGACGTCACCGCCGCCTCCACCGCCAACGGAGCACAGATCCAGCTGTACGACTGCAACGGCACCGCGGCCCAGCGGTGGACCTACAACGCCGCGACCCGCGATCTCGTGAACCCGGCGGCCAACAAGTGCCTGGACGCCACCGGCCAGTCCAGCGCCAACGGCACCCGCCTGCAGATCTGGACCTGCACCGGGACCGCCAACCAGAAGTGGAACGCCCCGGCCTGA